One part of the Apium graveolens cultivar Ventura unplaced genomic scaffold, ASM990537v1 ctg7806, whole genome shotgun sequence genome encodes these proteins:
- the LOC141704408 gene encoding secreted RxLR effector protein 161-like, whose product MERPTELHYSAVKRILRYVKDTLDYGLPYARGTGNYILSGFSDSDLVGNNKDRKSTGGMVFHLNDNLITWVSHKQRCVALSSCEDEFMAATAAACQGVWLQKMPSQIVNIKQGPVIMYVDNKSAIDLAKNPTFMVEASI is encoded by the coding sequence ATGGAGAGGCCCACGGAACTTCACTACAGTGCGGTGAAACGTATTTTACGCTATGTAAAAGACACTTTGGATTATGGTCTGCCCTATGCAAGAGGAACAGGTAATTACATATTATCGGGGTTTTCTGACAGTGATTTGGTAGGAAATAATAAAGATAGGAAGAGCACAGGAGGTATGGTGTTCCATCTAAATGACAACTTAATAACTTGGGTCTCTCATAAGCAGAGGTGTGTTGCTCTTTCTTCTTGCGAAGATGAATTCATGGCTGCTACTGCAGCAGCATGTCAGGGTGTATGGTTGCAGAAAATGCCGAGTCAAATCGTCAATATCAAGCAAGGTCCTGTGATAATGTATGTGGATAATAAGTCAGCCATAGACTTGGCAAAGAATCCAACTTTCATGGTCGAAGCAAGCATATAG